One window from the genome of Gimesia aquarii encodes:
- a CDS encoding carboxypeptidase-like regulatory domain-containing protein, translating to MSAGLDTTRKLTRRFAIPFAVMLASLSGCGGSNSGPNIEMIPVSGFVAMDGQPLVGAMVEFHPTGNTKGNGGFGLTDEAGKFTLSDYHSNPGCPPGEYGVTFSKITQPDGSPVPPNTQRGQVEMKEQIPPAYNLFKPHAIIQGATVKAPDSKFEFELDSKFKPPRSFFQN from the coding sequence ATGAGTGCTGGCTTAGATACGACGCGTAAATTGACTCGACGATTTGCAATACCTTTCGCGGTTATGCTTGCTTCTCTTTCCGGTTGTGGGGGTTCGAATTCCGGCCCTAACATTGAAATGATTCCTGTTTCGGGATTCGTGGCGATGGATGGTCAACCACTCGTCGGTGCGATGGTTGAATTTCATCCCACAGGCAACACGAAAGGGAACGGCGGATTTGGCCTGACCGATGAAGCAGGCAAGTTTACTTTGTCTGACTATCATTCGAATCCGGGGTGCCCTCCAGGGGAGTACGGTGTGACCTTCTCGAAGATCACGCAACCGGACGGGTCTCCGGTGCCTCCGAATACCCAGCGAGGTCAGGTCGAGATGAAAGAACAAATTCCCCCTGCCTATAACCTGTTCAAGCCTCATGCGATCATCCAGGGAGCCACAGTCAAGGCGCCGGATTCGAAATTCGAGTTTGAGCTCGACTCAAAATTCAAGCCCCCGCGTTCGTTTTTTCAAAACTGA